A genomic stretch from Pectinophora gossypiella chromosome 13, ilPecGoss1.1, whole genome shotgun sequence includes:
- the LOC126372193 gene encoding acyl carrier protein, mitochondrial isoform X1, with protein sequence MVYLEVGKMAASNLVRSAFNGLLRKSITYKTPVVCRLSTIALQQKYHTVKTAVKVYNSYNLQNGGRKIGVRSYSAGPPLSLDLIKSRVLLVLQLYDKVNPEKLNVDSHFLNDLGLDSLDHVEVIMAMEDEFGFEIPDGDAERLLRPKDIIQYIADKEDVYE encoded by the exons ATGGTATATTTAGAAGTTGGTAAAATGGCTGCCTCAAACCTTGTTCGAAGTGCTTTCAATGGATTATTACGAAAATCCATTACGTATAAAACACCGGTGGTGTGCCGGCTTTCTACAATTGCCCTTCAACAAAAATACCATACAGTGAAAACCGCCGTAAAAGTCTATAACAGTTACAATTTACAAAATGGG GGCCGGAAAATCGGCGTTCGTAGCTACAGTGCTGGCCCACCACTGTCGCTTGATCTTATCAAAAGTAGAGTGCTCCTTGTTCTACAACTTTATGACAAAGTTAACCCTGAGAAG TTGAATGTCGACTCGCATTTCTTAAATGATCTGGGCTTGGACTCCCTGGACCATGTGGAGGTGATCATGGCTATGGAAGATGAATTTGGCTTTGAAATTCCCGATGGAGATGCGGAGAGGCTGCTGAGGCCCAAAGATATTATCCAATATATAGCCGACAAGGAGGatgtttatgaataa
- the LOC126372193 gene encoding acyl carrier protein, mitochondrial isoform X2 — MVYLEVGKMAASNLVRSAFNGLLRKSITYKTPVVCRLSTIALQQKYHTVKTAVKVYNSYNLQNGVSHRVRQYSSQPKPTPQEIQERVLKVCKAYDKLVSVQLNVDSHFLNDLGLDSLDHVEVIMAMEDEFGFEIPDGDAERLLRPKDIIQYIADKEDVYE, encoded by the exons ATGGTATATTTAGAAGTTGGTAAAATGGCTGCCTCAAACCTTGTTCGAAGTGCTTTCAATGGATTATTACGAAAATCCATTACGTATAAAACACCGGTGGTGTGCCGGCTTTCTACAATTGCCCTTCAACAAAAATACCATACAGTGAAAACCGCCGTAAAAGTCTATAACAGTTACAATTTACAAAATGGG GTATCGCACCGCGTACGACAATACTCGTCACAACCTAAGCCCACACCGCAAGAAATTCAGGAGAGAGTGCTGAAAGTGTGCAAAGCCTACGACAAACTGGTCTCTGTTCAG TTGAATGTCGACTCGCATTTCTTAAATGATCTGGGCTTGGACTCCCTGGACCATGTGGAGGTGATCATGGCTATGGAAGATGAATTTGGCTTTGAAATTCCCGATGGAGATGCGGAGAGGCTGCTGAGGCCCAAAGATATTATCCAATATATAGCCGACAAGGAGGatgtttatgaataa